Genomic DNA from Apis mellifera strain DH4 linkage group LG6, Amel_HAv3.1, whole genome shotgun sequence:
GCTCCTTTTcagctttctctctttcctctttttctttacgtttttcttctttttcttttcttcgattttctcgttcttcctccaattttttttctttttcctaataaataaacgaaatgatTCGTTGAGAATTAaatcaacaaaataaaatatttaacattataaatgcGCTATAATAGTACATTATAAATGTTGCAATACCATTTTCGATCTttgtctttcttcttttcttttagcaattaataatttcttttcttcttgtttaggtgttaattttttttgttttattttttccattttaggagtcttaatattttttgagatactagttatatcttttattgtaTTAGTAATTGATTTTGTTTGTTCATCTTTATCTTCATCGGACGATAAAATAGCAATATCAGAATCAGTCTGAGTCGgagaattatttacaatagatGGTGAGTCTTCTATTGTATtggttaaattatttcttgtctCTGATACGCTTATGTtacttatgtattttttttcagaagtctttttaaataagtcatctttttcttcttgcaaAGAAATTTGAGACTCTTCCTTTgagttatttttttgtttatcagTCTTTTGAAGGAACTTTGTTAAAGGACTtgactttaatttttcttgtttttctaatattttttgtccACTCTGTCTTGGAGtttcacatttattttcagtttttaatttattagatgttgaattttctttcaaattttcaacttcTATCTCTtctatatcattttcattttctgtaTCAATATCTGTATTATTCGATTTACTACCTACAATATCTGTATTCaaacttttcttaaaaattttcattgcttTCGGAGAATTATTCTCGGTCGAAGGTGAtgttaatttcctttttttactttgaacAACATTCGATGACTGATATTGCATTTGAAATGGCAATTGtgctgaaataaaatttcaaattacatattaaaatattatatataaaattaaacatcaattattataaaaattataaagaattatatatagatatatagatatatttaatattttatataataattacataataattatagatattataaattaaataccttgtttcattttttttttcttaataggAGTAATTGCCTCAATACAATCGTCTTGTCCATCATTGTCCATCATTTTCATGTCAATgatctctataaaaaaaaaaaaaaacatgaataaaataaaaaaatattcaatagtcaaagataaaaaaataaataaataaaattgtatattctctatttttaccTAAATacgtgtaaaatataaaacttttcttaCAACATTACATCAATTGACAAGATCGACAAATCTGTCAATGACACATTACTATAACCTAACAATAACTTATTACatgaatatagataataacaaAGCAAAGAAaagcatatattaaatatgtacaaattccaaaattaaaatattatatacagatataaaaattttactatttaaaagtctattttcagaaatataatacGTAGAAAATACATCACTGTAAGACAATAAGAAAATCGGCGGGAAAATAGAgtatagaaagataaaaatttcgcgtgttGCGTATTTccataaactttaattttactaGATTCGCAATACTAACATTCAATTGGTATAACAAAGAACTTGGTAGTCAATTGGAACTTGGTAATTGGTTTGAATTTAACcaattaaaacttaatattttagataacatgtaaatttataatatataatatttaatttcagaaattaaattagaaatatttacttgtgactttctttaatttatggaCAATAAagcattatatttgaatacaaataatatttaaatttataataaaaaaaaatattcatatcacaaataaattatatatatatatattatttaagacataaaaaaacttagatttattcgtaatttatatttttttattttctcttaattttaaaacttttactaattaatcaaaattttgaatttgatgaCATCAACAACattcaaatcaaataatctatcattttgttgaaaaattttctctttgtataaatacattattaccttttttataaataaatatataaatatttataaatagatcctaaaaactttgaaaattcatttgaaacgttaaaatattaaaaagtttccttttctttttcttttttcctttttatttaaaaagtcgaGATGGCGTTCGATCTCCGAAAATTCAaccatatttattttctccgcCAGATGACTCGTTGATAACTTTGCATTCGTTCGATGAGTATCGGATACCGATCGGACGGCTTACGAAGCCGTTTGGTCAATAAGAAGCTCTTCGCGAAACTTGAGAAAGCATAATGTACATGTGACGCGAGCAAAATATCGTATATTGATGCAGTACGCGACGTGTACTTACTTAAGAATTTCatcaaaaggaaaatattaacaaCGATGAAATTGTGTaacaaataagaaagaataaaaatagtgtTGATTTGGATCGTAGAAAAAACAAGTTATAGCGAAGTGTTCTTTCTATAGTCGAAAGAGAAAGGTCAACCCTTGTCTGGATTCTATGCAATGTACCGGCGCCCCACCCCCATTCACTGTTTGTCCTTTAAATCTAACCCCTTACTACGTATTGAAGGGTAGCATGCCGCATACTATGCAAATCTATTATCAGCGTTGTCATTGTTTGAGAGGTAAGATATGATATCATTGAATAGTTTTTactgatatatttatgattagaagataattttacgaattgtacaataatataatcttatcgcgaaattgttttatatcttGATGCTTTAGCGGCTATATCAATCTCTCTTTGAAACGTTCAAAGTAATTGTGTtctgtaaatatgtatatatgtgtatgaaaggaaagaaataagattatCATAGTATAATgttctgtaaaaaattttcaagaatgagAAAGAATTATACATTGCAACGTTTATTAGTTCCTGACTTAAATACTAAATCGATTGTCAGTGTTCTCGATGTACTCTATAGTACACATCATATTTACAACGCGGTATACTTAGTGAATACAAACGATAGATTGATTATTGTCAAattgaatgatattaattaccGGATGGTAGACATTCGTTGCGAAATAATCTCGGCAACTTCTCGTTGgataactttaataaatttaattttacaaattgaaatgtgattttaaaaattttaatttataacgtagtttataaaaatattaataacatcatatcaatataaagtatcataatatcaatataaaatgatgTACTGCAAAATTggctttgataataaatattgttaaatgtattattaattaatatagtaattagaaatatttaaagttttatataatatcaatattattttaattacaacttttttaaaataaagtaaagtaaaaattgttaaaaattattaacaaaaattattaataaaattcagaaaaattttaatagattaatatattattgtttcagttacattttataatatataaaaattttaaaattttttaaaattatttttggatacacaaattttattgtatctaTGACGTGATTTTAaagttgatattaaaaaaaattcaatatgtaTGCATTAAAAATGCAAACTGCCTGTCAAAGCGAAGGCAGTGGAGAGCCTGATGATCCAAGTAGTCATCATCAGGAACCTGTTAGACCTCCAGCACAGGATTGTAGCTCATTTGACATTGTTAGGGCAACTCAggtattcatttaaataatcaattaatttcaaatattataatacttgattatttaaaaatattgttgcctggataatttattctgtttatgtatatatatatagtatggaGCTTTGGATCGTGTGACTGAATTAGTAGAAGCTGGTGCTGATGTAAATCAACCAGATTCAGAAACTGTAACATTATTACATTGGGCagcaataaataatcgaaaagacattgtaaaatatttaattgcaaagGGAGCTATTGTTGATGCAATTGGTGGTGAGCTAGCTTCCACACCACTACATTGGGCTACAAggttaattctaaattaaatatgtaatttaaatttctagttTATTATCTAGTTTATAGTAGAATATAAtgcatattttaacaaatataataattaaaacttattgttTCTAGACAGGGCCATTTATCTACAGTTGTGATATTAATGAGAGCAGGAGCAGATCCAACTCTTAGAGATTCAGAAGGATTCTCATGTATTCATTTAGCTGCACAATTTGGTCACACTTCTATTGTTGCTTATCTAGTTGCAAAAGGAGTAAATCCAAATATGCCAGATAGAAGTGCAATGACACCCCTTATGTGGAGTGCCTATAAAGTTAATAGGtaaatgtaaaagaataattaaaatacttatttgtaaaaatttttatttataattatattatataggttACTttgaagttttttcttttacagttTAGATCCAACACGTTTGTTACTGACTTTAGGAGCATCTCATTCACTCGCAGATAATTTACATGGTAACACTGCTTTGCATTGGGCTATTATAGCTGAAAATAGTACAGCAATATCAACATTGGTTCATCATGGAGCATCTTTGGATGTACCAAATATAAGAGATGAAACACCAATGACATTATTAGGTCGTCATATTGGTGCTGCCTGGTTAGGACATAAACTTAGTCAAGAAATCAGAGAAAAACAGGGCAGAACAAGAACATGGTGTAGAGATaaggtatttattttaattatttttattcaatttcattttttaaatcttaattcttctttcagaGAATGCGCTGGTATTGTATGGTCAGTACACCATTTATAGTTTTCTATGTAATtggaatgatttttcaaagtgGATTGCATTATCTAGTAAAATTAGGTGCCTTTGTCACTCTTCATATAGCACTATATTTAGCTAATCATTTTATCTTCGATGAacgattatttcatattataccaATGTCAATTTATTTGGCTACAAaggtgaatatttaaaataatatatgatattaactattattattactattattattattattaaataattcacttatataaaatcgtaatgttaaataatattataaatcttaaatgtTGAAAACTGATTGAGTTATATCAGATAATATCTTCTGTACAAGTGATATAGACAATAAATGTCTTATCATGATATTTTAGATAACatacaaagaaatataatagaaatagatttttagattaattcttattacaatttttatttaacatataatttggatttctaattaatattttttattattacacatcTGTTATAGATGTGGATATACGTGACATGGATATTTTGGCTAGGTATACATGCTGCTTGGTATTTATGGTTACTATTAGTTAGTGGGTCTGTTCCACTTTGGATATGTTTCTTACAATCCTGGAGAGGTGATCCAGGTGTGATTACAGCTACACatgaagataaattaaatgtaatagtCTTTGtgttataagaattataaattaatttattactattttattattctggaattttgttattttcagaCGATTATAGAGTTAGCAGAGTCTGGTGGTTTTGAACCACAATCATTTTGCAGCAGTTGCCTGGTTAGAAGACCTATGAGGTCTAAACATTGTTCTACATGTGATCGATGCGTAGCACGTTTTGATCATCACTGTCCTTGGATCAATAACTGCATTGGTAAgtcatataaaacaatttaagtcCATAACATGTATAACcagtataatttgaaattgcattaattttagataatttaatctttaaataatacagttgtatttttataatttaaaattttttttttttaaacttaggTGCGCATAACCACAAGTATTTTCTGGGATTTTTAGCATCATTATTAGGTCTTTGTATTGTTGTTTTATCCGCTAGTGTACAGTATTGGCAATTTGAATGTTGgacaaatttaacaaatggGCATAGCGctgataattatttagttgCTGCAGCTACCTGCGATGCTTGGGTAATGTGGGTTGCAGCAAATACATGTCTCCATTTCTTTTGGGTTGGCACGCTGCTTGCGTGTCAGTGTTATCAGGTTTGtttactttttctattttatctctAAATGATCAACTACATTACAATTTATcagattattatctttttttttttttccataaaataatatatatttttatattatttatcattagatTATGGTACTTGGAATGACAACAAACGAGCGTATGAATGCTGGACGCTACGCGCATTTTAAACAAGGGAATCCTTTTCATCGTGGTGCTCTTCAGAATGCAGctgatttttgtaatttaagcTTTTGCGGTGTAAAAGCAAAACCCAGTTCAGACTGGTTGCATAGTTTTGATCACAAACAgagtattgaaaaattaccTCTACTCGCTACAAAAGATAACTtccaatatatttagaatttttcttaaggATCACTGTCatagaagataaaagaattttgccATCAGAAGCTAATATAATAGTGTGTCATATCACTTATGCTTGAAGCATACTTTTGGATTACCAAAGAGTTACTACATAATTGGAAgtgacttttaaaaaaatagtgatTTTGCATATATGGATTTAAATTGCATACTATAAGTAATTTCTTATActaaatgaaatacaaattttaacattCATCTACTATGAAAGACTGTTCTATGACGTAAGTATGCATATCCTATATTTGTGTATTCTAGTTTGTGAATATGAAACAGAAAAACACATTGCACAAGTACTTTGACTCtatttttacaacaaattatgagccaagatttttttttttttttctctatattattacaatttactcgatataaatgaaatgttaatataattgattaagaaATAGTTTACATtgcattgtaaatatttatatttttcatgtataGATATTTCTATACATGATCATgtaatcattaaatatgaatatgttaatattcgattataactttttttaaattaaacattttacatTCTAACATAAGTAtcgttcaatttataattaatttacatacaattttaaatacaattttaattgtattgaaaaaaaaaaaacgatatatgTTAACAAAACAGCCATGACAGTCAGTTCTATAAAATCattgtataatgtatttttatctacattatttattataattatttgtactttgtaatttttaagccttatcgaaaaatcgtgaaaaaagtCATAAATAGCAATATCATTACAATttctgttaatattataaaaattccatattaaatacattattggaattggaaagaatgttgcttaataaaaatatggcatatttttatgtttaaaagtttatgaaacatttttttttttttttttttttcaaaaaaagaataatcaaatattatataatatgattataaattaaagttatattatatattactgttAGCAATTTAATCCGTTTTTCGTACTTACAAATAAGTTTACCTGATTTAAGTGCCATGCTTATATTGTTCAAAAGATATCGAATTGTACtacatgtatattatacatatttacacgTACGTATTTACACACGTACTTATTTATGCTCTCATAAGATTTGATTAAAGTTTCCTGTTGTATCTAatctattattacattatgtaAAGAACGATAGCAATATAGCAtagcatatataaaattgtttactaTATCTGTTTGAATGGATGTCAtactttatcataaaaatttcaaaaatttatcttattaattatacttgtagaaatatcaaacataaaaaggagaaaaaagagagagaagcttGGTACACTTTTTTATgaacatatatttacaattacacGTGTGACATGATAATTActcatatagaaaataattattgaacgtTATTTTAcattccaaaaattccaaaaataatttcgagtgTGTAATTGcgcgtttttttttcgtttttaacgttaatatgcaattaaaaatgtatgctTACTTATAATtcgagtttttaatattatttaacatgaataaataattgcattgtagtattcgatttaaaaaacgattatattaaaattagattaaaaatattgaaagttttGTTGCatgaataattcttaaaagaaatgggattagaaaatttttacttttattaaaatttaattaaaaataaaaaaatcttattatacaaatttttatcaataattccaCTCAATCAACTGTTAAGTATAAATActcgaattgaaaaaagtgCATATGTTTTTAACATTGCATTTTCAATAGGTGcctaaatgtttaattatattatattatcttgtaaatttaaaaaagaaagaaaaaacattctgagaattgatcaaaatttaacttaaatatattttaaataattttcataataaatttcaaattgaacatAGATGAATGTCACGgcattgaatttgaattaaataatattatcattctgataataataatagaagaatcatatcaattatataattttattttgttctcagattgtttcaatatatttgcgcaatatattttatgtatagatcatttataatttcatcatgtatataataactcaacttatttttattctataataataatttacacttCATTCCGATGCCTTTGATACATATGCatatacaaaacaaaattgatatttaatatatatatatatatatatgtccaaATATCATTTGTTAAAAACAAGTTTCCAATTTTGACTGCTTGTACAGAACGTTATTGAAGTGTTTGTACAAAACGTtgaaacatacatatataataggtttaatatatatatatatattattattgagcgACAAAATATTGACGGAATGAATACTCTGTATCAGAATTATTGCAAGAAAcatgtgtataaatattataaatacaagtgTAAGTTAAATGTAATTACTTCATAACAAACTATTAACTACTTATACTCGAATGTGGTGGTACACATTTAGTATTTACGCATATTTCCATTCTAGTCCGattgatattatgataatttagtATTTAGATTATGTGTTTACCTCGTATTGAACACGACGAGACATAATCGATTTATGTATAGTGAAtagtttctttcattttttaaacgaataagtCGAAGAAACAAGAGAATTGTGTAGCTGCTAAAGGCACGTTTatcaacgaataaaaataataatgaaaactgtattatataacattttgaaaaacatacaaataagaaatagatgaatatttaaaactaaggaaaaaattttataatcaatattcttaaatattaattaggttttaaattattaaattgtttgcttcgaaaaatattaagttaaaataacgaacgaaagatttaaaaatacgtaCGTATAAAACGTACGAAGATTTGATTCTAGTTGATATTttttgtggaaaaaaaaagaaacaagtaaATATAGTTGTAAAAGTCTCTTCGTGACTTGTTGTGtgaatttgaacaaaaaattataaaactctTCACTAGTGTTGCATAgacaagttttaaattattatatcggattatatatatatatatatataggttaattatacaattctatttctaattcaatCAATGTAAATAACGATCATTTACTTCGAACAACATCTcaagaacaaataaaatttaaaagcatggaaggtggaaaaatttttggtaactaattaaaaaatttaatcaaaattactatatatatattgtaagcAAATAAAgacaagaaaaattgatttactaattattattgttttgttatttatattttaatttttaattaataaaaaaatctttgtgtatctcattttttaaagaattattcataatttcatcaaatgaTTTTAGGTATTGAACGCTGCTAACAAGAGAAAAGTATACAATTGTGATATCTACAAACATATGAATGTAATTGTTTAGTTGCTGTCATTTGAcagtttaattttgttttaatttcgtgttatcttaatttcaatttttgttcaatttctGTTCAATGTGTGTTTATCATGGTTTCCGGAAACGATTGTTTGCACGATGAAACAGAATCCTCG
This window encodes:
- the LOC411148 gene encoding palmitoyltransferase Hip14 isoform X3 — protein: MRAGADPTLRDSEGFSCIHLAAQFGHTSIVAYLVAKGVNPNMPDRSAMTPLMWSAYKVNSFFFYSLDPTRLLLTLGASHSLADNLHGNTALHWAIIAENSTAISTLVHHGASLDVPNIRDETPMTLLGRHIGAAWLGHKLSQEIREKQGRTRTWCRDKRMRWYCMVSTPFIVFYVIGMIFQSGLHYLVKLGAFVTLHIALYLANHFIFDERLFHIIPMSIYLATKMWIYVTWIFWLGIHAAWYLWLLLVSGSVPLWICFLQSWRGDPGVITATHEDKLNTIIELAESGGFEPQSFCSSCLVRRPMRSKHCSTCDRCVARFDHHCPWINNCIGAHNHKYFLGFLASLLGLCIVVLSASVQYWQFECWTNLTNGHSADNYLVAAATCDAWVMWVAANTCLHFFWVGTLLACQCYQIMVLGMTTNERMNAGRYAHFKQGNPFHRGALQNAADFCNLSFCGVKAKPSSDWLHSFDHKQSIEKLPLLATKDNFQYI
- the LOC411148 gene encoding palmitoyltransferase Hip14 isoform X1, with translation MYALKMQTACQSEGSGEPDDPSSHHQEPVRPPAQDCSSFDIVRATQYGALDRVTELVEAGADVNQPDSETVTLLHWAAINNRKDIVKYLIAKGAIVDAIGGELASTPLHWATRQGHLSTVVILMRAGADPTLRDSEGFSCIHLAAQFGHTSIVAYLVAKGVNPNMPDRSAMTPLMWSAYKVNSFFFYSLDPTRLLLTLGASHSLADNLHGNTALHWAIIAENSTAISTLVHHGASLDVPNIRDETPMTLLGRHIGAAWLGHKLSQEIREKQGRTRTWCRDKRMRWYCMVSTPFIVFYVIGMIFQSGLHYLVKLGAFVTLHIALYLANHFIFDERLFHIIPMSIYLATKMWIYVTWIFWLGIHAAWYLWLLLVSGSVPLWICFLQSWRGDPGVITATHEDKLNTIIELAESGGFEPQSFCSSCLVRRPMRSKHCSTCDRCVARFDHHCPWINNCIGAHNHKYFLGFLASLLGLCIVVLSASVQYWQFECWTNLTNGHSADNYLVAAATCDAWVMWVAANTCLHFFWVGTLLACQCYQIMVLGMTTNERMNAGRYAHFKQGNPFHRGALQNAADFCNLSFCGVKAKPSSDWLHSFDHKQSIEKLPLLATKDNFQYI
- the LOC411148 gene encoding palmitoyltransferase Hip14 isoform X2; its protein translation is MYALKMQTACQSEGSGEPDDPSSHHQEPVRPPAQDCSSFDIVRATQYGALDRVTELVEAGADVNQPDSETVTLLHWAAINNRKDIVKYLIAKGAIVDAIGGELASTPLHWATRQGHLSTVVILMRAGADPTLRDSEGFSCIHLAAQFGHTSIVAYLVAKGVNPNMPDRSAMTPLMWSAYKVNSLDPTRLLLTLGASHSLADNLHGNTALHWAIIAENSTAISTLVHHGASLDVPNIRDETPMTLLGRHIGAAWLGHKLSQEIREKQGRTRTWCRDKRMRWYCMVSTPFIVFYVIGMIFQSGLHYLVKLGAFVTLHIALYLANHFIFDERLFHIIPMSIYLATKMWIYVTWIFWLGIHAAWYLWLLLVSGSVPLWICFLQSWRGDPGVITATHEDKLNTIIELAESGGFEPQSFCSSCLVRRPMRSKHCSTCDRCVARFDHHCPWINNCIGAHNHKYFLGFLASLLGLCIVVLSASVQYWQFECWTNLTNGHSADNYLVAAATCDAWVMWVAANTCLHFFWVGTLLACQCYQIMVLGMTTNERMNAGRYAHFKQGNPFHRGALQNAADFCNLSFCGVKAKPSSDWLHSFDHKQSIEKLPLLATKDNFQYI